One genomic region from Mauremys reevesii isolate NIE-2019 linkage group 7, ASM1616193v1, whole genome shotgun sequence encodes:
- the MORN4 gene encoding MORN repeat-containing protein 4 isoform X2, whose protein sequence is MTLTKGSFTYSSGEQYCGEWKEGRRHGVGQLTFADGGTYLGHFENGLFHGCGVLTFSDGSRYEGEFVQGKFNGVGVFTRYDSMTFEGEFKSGRVDGFGLLTFPDGSHGVPRSEGFFENNKLLRREKCPAVIQRAQSASKSAHNLPA, encoded by the exons ATGACCTTGACCAAGGGCTCCTTCACCTACTCCAGTGGGGAGCAGTACTGCGGGGAGTGGAAGGAAG GCCGCAGGCACGGTGTTGGCCAGCTGACGTTTGCAGATGGCGGCACCTACCTGGGTCACTTTGAGAATGGGCTCTTCCATGGCTGCGGGGTGCTCACCTTCTCCGATGGCTCCAG GTACGAGGGGGAGTTCGTGCAGGGGAAGTTCAATGGCGTCGGAGTTTTCACGCGCTACGACTCGATGACCTTCGAGGGCGAGTTCAAGAGCGGGCGTGTGGACGGCTTCG ggctccTGACCTTCCCCGACGGCTCCCACGGGGTGCCCCGCAGTGAAGGCTTCTTTGAGAACAACAAGCTGCTGCGGCGGGAGAAGTGCCCGGCCGTGATCCAGAGAGCTCAAAGTGCCTCCAAGTCCGCCCACAACCTCCCGGCGTGA
- the MORN4 gene encoding MORN repeat-containing protein 4 isoform X1 yields the protein MGSSVAARVAAGPGVGEAGPSAGLAAVDGDQDPQWGTAPVVKRGVQKLMGGALIQPPWMADEVIPPQAVLARGTSGSVLMDLYCCLARLIGWALDHEFQCDFWCLDSVHLPMKPSKPVLLCPICTTPGLSSRPMWGLLMTSAESTQFSYQLGTD from the exons ATGGGGTCTAGTGTCGCCGCCCGAGTTGCTGCGGGGCCGGGTGTGGGGGAAGCCGGGCCGTCAGCGGGGCTGGCGGCCGTCGATGGGGACCAGGACCCCCAGTGGGGAACGGCGCCGGTGGTGAAACGCGGAGTCCAG AAGCTCATGGGGGGTGCATTGATCCAGCCTCCATGGATGGCAGATGAGGTCATTCCTCCCCAGGCTGTCCTAGCAAGGGGCACATCTGGGTCAGTTCTCATGGATCTCTACTGCTGCCTGGCTCGGCTCATTGGCTGGG CCTTGGATCATGAATTCCAGTGTGATTTCTGGTGCCTGGATTCTGTGCATCTCCCTATGAAGCCATCCAAACCAGTGCTTCTCTGTCCCATCTGCACCACTCCAGGCCTCTCCTCCAGGCCGATGTGGGGCCTGTTAATGACCTCAGCAGAGAGCACTCAGTTCAGTTACCAGCTTGGCACTGACTAA